One genomic segment of Alphaproteobacteria bacterium includes these proteins:
- a CDS encoding shikimate dehydrogenase produces the protein MIKGSTKLAGVIGWPVKHSRSPRLHGFWAKHYGIDAAYVPLAVKPEDFDAAVRALPKLGFAGANVTVPHKEAALKLADIVDASAKRIGAANTLIFHADGKIEARNTDAFGFGAHLTQSAPDWRKDRPAVVLGAGGAARAILVGLLDAGVPEIRLANRTRARADNLAKEFGPKIRVVDWAARETALDKAGLLVNTTTQGMDGQPALDIDLAGLPADAVVNDLVYVPLETPLLAQARKRGLKTVDGLGMLLHQGRPGFAAWFGTMPDVTPELRAFVGEGIK, from the coding sequence ATGATCAAGGGCAGCACAAAGCTTGCGGGCGTGATCGGCTGGCCGGTCAAGCATTCGCGCTCGCCGCGTCTGCATGGCTTCTGGGCGAAGCATTACGGCATCGACGCGGCCTATGTGCCGCTCGCCGTGAAGCCCGAGGATTTCGACGCGGCGGTGCGCGCTTTGCCGAAACTCGGCTTCGCCGGCGCCAATGTCACCGTGCCGCATAAGGAAGCGGCGTTGAAACTCGCCGATATCGTCGACGCCAGCGCCAAGCGCATCGGGGCGGCGAATACGCTGATCTTCCATGCCGACGGCAAAATCGAAGCGCGCAATACCGACGCGTTCGGCTTCGGCGCGCATCTGACGCAGTCCGCGCCGGATTGGCGCAAGGATCGGCCGGCGGTCGTGCTGGGGGCCGGCGGCGCGGCCCGTGCGATCCTGGTCGGCTTGCTCGATGCCGGCGTGCCGGAAATCCGCCTCGCCAATCGCACGCGCGCGCGGGCCGACAATCTCGCCAAGGAATTCGGGCCCAAAATCCGCGTCGTCGATTGGGCGGCGCGCGAAACCGCGCTCGACAAGGCGGGCTTGCTGGTCAATACGACCACGCAAGGTATGGATGGACAACCGGCCCTCGATATCGATCTCGCGGGCTTGCCGGCCGACGCCGTCGTGAACGATCTGGTCTATGTGCCGCTCGAAACGCCGCTTCTCGCCCAAGCCCGCAAGCGCGGCCTTAAAACCGTCGACGGGCTTGGCATGTTGCTGCACCAGGGCCGCCCGGGTTTCGCCGCGTGGTTCGGCACGATGCCCGACGTGACGCCCGAACTGCGCGCGTTCGTGGGCGAAGGCATCAAATGA
- a CDS encoding dephospho-CoA kinase — MKIIGLTGSIAMGKSVAAKMFRRLGLPVRDSDATIHRLLAKGGAGVTPVAKLFPDAIVDGAVDRRKLGAKVFADPTALAHLEAILHPLARQDMKAFLDQHRRRHTKRVVLDVPLLYETGLDAVCDAVVVVSASPAIQRQRAFSRPGMTNEKLAGILARQMPDSEKRRRADIVAVTALGYLPTLRALKRAIRMTG; from the coding sequence ATGAAAATCATCGGCCTGACGGGCTCCATCGCAATGGGCAAGTCGGTGGCCGCGAAGATGTTCCGGCGCTTGGGGCTGCCCGTGCGCGATTCCGACGCGACGATCCATCGCCTGTTAGCCAAAGGCGGAGCGGGCGTGACGCCCGTCGCGAAGCTGTTCCCCGATGCGATCGTCGACGGGGCGGTGGACCGGCGCAAACTCGGCGCCAAAGTTTTTGCCGATCCGACGGCGCTCGCCCATCTCGAAGCGATTCTGCATCCGCTCGCGCGCCAGGATATGAAAGCGTTTCTCGACCAGCATCGCCGCCGCCACACCAAGCGCGTCGTGCTCGATGTGCCGTTGCTGTACGAAACCGGACTCGACGCGGTTTGCGACGCTGTCGTCGTGGTCAGCGCGTCGCCCGCGATCCAGCGCCAGCGCGCGTTTTCGCGGCCGGGCATGACCAACGAAAAACTTGCGGGCATCCTCGCCCGCCAAATGCCGGATTCCGAAAAACGCCGCCGCGCGGATATCGTCGCGGTCACGGCGTTGGGCTATCTTCCCACCTTGCGCGCGCTCAAACGCGCGATCCGAATGACGGGCTGA
- a CDS encoding kinase/pyrophosphorylase: MKRFHLHLVSDATGETLIGIARACLVQFEEVEPVEHMWSMVRSDRQIERVLSGIAANKGVVLYTLIEQHARAALEEGCRALGVPYIPVLDPTMGALSNYLGLKTRNLPGRQHALDAEYFRRIDAINWVMAHDDGMSTHGLTEAEVILIGVSRTSKTPTCIYLANRGVKAANVPYVPGVRLPSEIDELIDSAEPPIFVGLTNDPTILVQLRRNRLNILNENRETDYTDLDKVKSEVAEARRFFGSQGWPVIDVARRSIEETAAQIMTMVQERREKAAPK, translated from the coding sequence ATCAAACGATTCCATCTGCATCTCGTCTCCGACGCGACCGGCGAAACGCTCATCGGCATCGCGCGCGCGTGTCTCGTGCAGTTCGAAGAGGTCGAGCCCGTCGAGCATATGTGGTCGATGGTACGCTCGGACCGGCAGATCGAACGCGTGCTCTCCGGCATCGCCGCGAACAAGGGCGTCGTGCTCTACACGTTGATCGAACAACATGCGCGCGCCGCGTTGGAAGAAGGCTGCCGCGCGCTGGGCGTGCCCTATATCCCGGTTCTCGATCCGACGATGGGTGCGTTGTCGAATTATCTCGGTCTCAAAACGCGCAATCTGCCGGGTCGGCAGCACGCGCTCGACGCCGAGTATTTCCGGCGCATCGACGCGATCAACTGGGTGATGGCGCATGACGACGGCATGTCGACGCATGGCTTGACCGAAGCGGAGGTCATCCTGATCGGCGTCAGCCGCACGTCCAAAACGCCGACTTGCATCTATCTCGCCAATCGCGGCGTGAAGGCGGCGAACGTGCCTTACGTGCCCGGCGTGCGCTTGCCGTCGGAAATCGACGAATTGATCGACAGCGCCGAGCCGCCGATCTTCGTCGGCCTCACCAACGATCCCACGATTTTGGTGCAGCTGCGGCGCAACCGGCTCAATATTCTCAACGAGAACCGCGAAACCGACTATACCGACCTCGACAAAGTCAAAAGCGAAGTCGCCGAGGCGCGACGCTTCTTCGGTTCGCAAGGCTGGCCGGTGATCGACGTCGCCCGCCGCTCGATCGAGGAAACGGCCGCGCAGATCATGACCATGGTTCAAGAACGGCGCGAGAAAGCCGCCCCGAAATGA
- the maf gene encoding septum formation protein Maf has protein sequence MTKLQLENGPPIVLASQSAARRKMLEDAGVHVETYPARVDEDEIKLAMRAEGAKVEDAAVKLAEAKARRIAEKFPGAIVIGCDQMLDCNGVWFDKPIDRAHAAAHLRAFSGKTHRLVSAAVAYRNMVRVWHHVDSAKLTVRILTDEFIETYLDATGDAALGSVGAYQLEGLGAQLFTRVDGDYFTVLGMPLLPLLGFLRANGALVP, from the coding sequence ATGACGAAACTGCAACTCGAAAACGGCCCGCCGATCGTGCTCGCCTCGCAAAGTGCGGCGCGGCGCAAAATGCTGGAAGACGCGGGCGTGCATGTCGAAACCTACCCTGCGCGCGTCGACGAGGACGAGATCAAACTCGCCATGCGTGCCGAGGGCGCCAAGGTCGAGGACGCGGCCGTCAAACTCGCCGAAGCCAAGGCGCGGCGCATCGCCGAGAAATTTCCCGGCGCCATCGTCATCGGCTGCGACCAGATGCTGGATTGCAACGGCGTGTGGTTCGACAAGCCCATCGATCGCGCGCATGCCGCCGCGCATTTGCGCGCTTTCTCGGGCAAGACGCATCGTCTGGTCAGTGCGGCCGTCGCCTATCGCAACATGGTGCGCGTTTGGCATCATGTTGACAGCGCCAAGCTGACTGTCCGTATCTTGACGGACGAATTCATCGAAACCTATCTTGACGCGACGGGCGATGCGGCACTGGGAAGTGTGGGCGCCTATCAGCTCGAAGGGCTGGGCGCGCAGTTGTTCACGCGCGTCGATGGCGATTACTTCACCGTGCTGGGCATGCCGTTGTTGCCGTTGCTGGGCTTCTTGCGCGCGAACGGCGCGCTCGTCCCATGA
- the secB gene encoding protein-export chaperone SecB: MSMTDAAQGQQGPVFGVVAQYLKDLSFESPRAPDIFLNQDKNPQVSADVKTEARPLADGVFEVELLIAAKAMAGDDVVFQIECLYAGVFQVQGVPEQHMGPFLLIECPRMLFPFARNVVADATREGGFPPLMLQPVDFVEIYRRRAEAQAAAGNPPAPSAQGPTSKIILPN; the protein is encoded by the coding sequence ATGTCCATGACCGACGCGGCTCAAGGCCAGCAAGGCCCGGTGTTCGGCGTTGTCGCCCAGTACCTGAAGGATCTGTCGTTCGAATCGCCGCGCGCACCGGACATCTTCCTCAATCAGGACAAGAACCCGCAGGTTTCGGCCGACGTGAAGACCGAAGCCCGCCCGCTTGCCGATGGCGTGTTCGAGGTCGAGCTGCTGATCGCCGCCAAGGCGATGGCCGGCGACGACGTCGTGTTCCAGATCGAATGCCTCTACGCGGGCGTGTTCCAGGTGCAGGGCGTGCCCGAGCAGCATATGGGCCCGTTCCTGCTGATCGAATGCCCGCGCATGCTGTTCCCGTTCGCGCGCAACGTCGTCGCCGACGCGACGCGCGAAGGCGGCTTCCCACCGCTGATGCTGCAGCCCGTCGATTTCGTCGAGATCTATCGCCGCCGCGCCGAAGCGCAAGCCGCGGCGGGCAATCCGCCCGCCCCGTCGGCACAAGGCCCGACGTCGAAGATCATCCTGCCGAACTGA
- the dnaQ gene encoding DNA polymerase III subunit epsilon: MREIVLDTETTGLDPSKNRIVEIGAIELMNHVPTGRHFHKYINPEMDIPAEATNVHGITNERVAKEPVFAEIAAEFIEFAGDAKFVIHNAEFDMGFLNAEFARLGFEKMPMSRAIDTVRMARQKFPGSPASLDALCKRFEIDNTHRTLHGALLDADLLAKVYLELIGGRQSGMEFGAQKTAIEAAVAVKRVARPARPHAPSEAELAAHAAALAKLKAPVWMN; the protein is encoded by the coding sequence ATGCGCGAAATCGTTCTCGATACCGAAACCACCGGCCTCGATCCGTCGAAAAACCGCATCGTCGAAATCGGTGCGATCGAATTGATGAACCACGTGCCGACCGGCCGCCATTTCCACAAATACATCAATCCGGAAATGGATATCCCGGCCGAAGCGACCAACGTGCACGGCATCACGAACGAGCGCGTGGCCAAGGAGCCCGTCTTCGCCGAGATCGCCGCCGAGTTCATCGAATTCGCCGGCGACGCGAAATTCGTGATCCACAACGCCGAATTCGACATGGGCTTCCTCAACGCCGAGTTCGCGCGTTTGGGGTTCGAGAAAATGCCGATGTCGCGCGCGATCGATACGGTGCGCATGGCGCGCCAGAAATTTCCGGGCTCGCCTGCGTCGCTCGACGCGCTGTGCAAACGCTTCGAAATCGACAACACGCATCGCACGCTGCACGGCGCGCTGCTCGACGCCGATCTGCTGGCGAAGGTCTATCTCGAACTGATCGGCGGCCGGCAATCGGGCATGGAATTCGGCGCGCAGAAGACTGCGATCGAAGCCGCCGTGGCGGTCAAGCGCGTGGCGCGGCCCGCGCGCCCGCACGCGCCGAGCGAGGCGGAGCTCGCCGCGCATGCGGCGGCCCTCGCCAAGCTCAAAGCGCCGGTCTGGATGAATTGA